One genomic window of Diospyros lotus cultivar Yz01 chromosome 8, ASM1463336v1, whole genome shotgun sequence includes the following:
- the LOC127807921 gene encoding uncharacterized protein LOC127807921 isoform X2 — MPTRTLFIRIKILGSIEIEISGRAVAMFLLKAWRSTAFGAYGYLNFTRAGYLEHSKKFNPDDMQASISGKNCIVTGANSGIGYATAEGLASRGANVFMVCRNKERGEAACSQIQSVTVCRYVIFHLSMRSSHLLPDFLQRIFQFMSWSTMLAYLRINVLPLLKGPFTMTEIMLPLLEKAAPDARVITVSSGGMYTAPLMEDLQFSSGKFDGVEQYARNKRVQVALTEKWAELYKDKGIGFYSMHPGWAETPGVARSLPGFSKSFSGKLRTSEQGADTLIWLALQAKDKLVSGAFYFDRAEAPKHLPFAATGGSHVAIDPIIKNLHYLSSLPS, encoded by the exons ATGCCAACCAGAACGCTCTTCATTCGGATCAAAATCTTGGGCAGTATTGAAATCGAGATCTCAGGCAGGGCAGTCGCGATGTTTCTTCTCAAG GCATGGAGATCAACTGCTTTTGGTGCTTATGGGTACCTTAATTTCACTAGGGCTGGTTATCT GGAACACTCCAAAAAATTCAACCCAGATGATATGCAAGCATCAATCAGTGGGAAGAACTGCATAGTTACTGGAGCAAATTCTGGCATTGGCTATGCAACTGCTGAGGGTCTTGCTTCCAG AGGAGCAAATGTCTTTATGGTATGCCGTAATAAAGAGAGGGGCGAGGCTGCTTGTTCCCAAATTCAGTCAGTGACTG TTTGCAGGTATGTGATCTTTCATCTGTCAATGAGATCAAGTCATTTACTTCCAGATTTTCTTCAAAGGATATTCCAATTCATGTCTTG GTCAACAATGCTGGCTTACTTGAGAATAAACGTGTTACCACTTCTGAAGG GCCCTTTCACCATGACAGAAATAATGTTACCATTGCTGGAGAAAGCTGCTCCTGATGCTCGAGTTATCACAGTTTCATCAGGAGGAATGTACACAGCCCCGTTGATGGAAGATTTACAG TTTAGCAGTGGCAAATTTGATGGAGTGGAACAGTATGCTCGAAACAAGCGAGTGCAG gTCGCACTGACTGAAAAATGGGCCGAACTGTACAAGGACAAAGGGATTGGATTCTACTCAATGCACCCGGGATGGGCTGAGACACCAGGGGTAGCTAGGAGCCTGCCTGGCTTTTCAAAATC GTTTTCAGGAAAACTTAGAACAAGTGAGCAAGGTGCAGATACTCTGATCTGGTTGGCTTTGCAGGCAAAAGACAAACTGGTGTCTGGtgcattttattttgatagagCTGAAGCTCCTAAACACCTGCCGTTTGCAGCCACCGGAGGCTCTCATGTTGCTATCGATCCCATTATTAAAAATCTTCATTATTTGTCCTCTCTTCCTTCATAA
- the LOC127807921 gene encoding uncharacterized protein LOC127807921 isoform X4: protein MPTRTLFIRIKILGSIEIEISGRAVAMFLLKAWRSTAFGAYGYLNFTRAGYLEHSKKFNPDDMQASISGKNCIVTGANSGIGYATAEGLASRGANVFMVCRNKERGEAACSQIQSVTGNQNIYLEVCDLSSVNEIKSFTSRFSSKDIPIHVLVNNAGLLENKRVTTSEGYELNFAVNVLGPFTMTEIMLPLLEKAAPDARVITVSSGGMYTAPLMEDLQFSSGKFDGVEQYARNKRVQVALTEKWAELYKDKGIGFYSMHPGWAETPGVARSLPGFSKSFSGKLRTSEQGADTIIWLAL, encoded by the exons ATGCCAACCAGAACGCTCTTCATTCGGATCAAAATCTTGGGCAGTATTGAAATCGAGATCTCAGGCAGGGCAGTCGCGATGTTTCTTCTCAAG GCATGGAGATCAACTGCTTTTGGTGCTTATGGGTACCTTAATTTCACTAGGGCTGGTTATCT GGAACACTCCAAAAAATTCAACCCAGATGATATGCAAGCATCAATCAGTGGGAAGAACTGCATAGTTACTGGAGCAAATTCTGGCATTGGCTATGCAACTGCTGAGGGTCTTGCTTCCAG AGGAGCAAATGTCTTTATGGTATGCCGTAATAAAGAGAGGGGCGAGGCTGCTTGTTCCCAAATTCAGTCAGTGACTGgtaatcaaaatatttatttggag GTATGTGATCTTTCATCTGTCAATGAGATCAAGTCATTTACTTCCAGATTTTCTTCAAAGGATATTCCAATTCATGTCTTG GTCAACAATGCTGGCTTACTTGAGAATAAACGTGTTACCACTTCTGAAGG ATATGAGTTGAATTTTGCTGTAAATGTACTAGGCCCTTTCACCATGACAGAAATAATGTTACCATTGCTGGAGAAAGCTGCTCCTGATGCTCGAGTTATCACAGTTTCATCAGGAGGAATGTACACAGCCCCGTTGATGGAAGATTTACAG TTTAGCAGTGGCAAATTTGATGGAGTGGAACAGTATGCTCGAAACAAGCGAGTGCAG gTCGCACTGACTGAAAAATGGGCCGAACTGTACAAGGACAAAGGGATTGGATTCTACTCAATGCACCCGGGATGGGCTGAGACACCAGGGGTAGCTAGGAGCCTGCCTGGCTTTTCAAAATC GTTTTCAGGAAAACTTAGAACAAGTGAGCAGGGTGCAGATACCATAATCTGGTTGGCTTTGTAG
- the LOC127807921 gene encoding uncharacterized protein LOC127807921 isoform X3 gives MPTRTLFIRIKILGSIEIEISGRAVAMFLLKAWRSTAFGAYGYLNFTRAGYLEHSKKFNPDDMQASISGKNCIVTGANSGIGYATAEGLASRGANVFMVCRNKERGEAACSQIQSVTGNQNIYLEVNNAGLLENKRVTTSEGYELNFAVNVLGPFTMTEIMLPLLEKAAPDARVITVSSGGMYTAPLMEDLQFSSGKFDGVEQYARNKRVQVALTEKWAELYKDKGIGFYSMHPGWAETPGVARSLPGFSKSFSGKLRTSEQGADTLIWLALQAKDKLVSGAFYFDRAEAPKHLPFAATGGSHVAIDPIIKNLHYLSSLPS, from the exons ATGCCAACCAGAACGCTCTTCATTCGGATCAAAATCTTGGGCAGTATTGAAATCGAGATCTCAGGCAGGGCAGTCGCGATGTTTCTTCTCAAG GCATGGAGATCAACTGCTTTTGGTGCTTATGGGTACCTTAATTTCACTAGGGCTGGTTATCT GGAACACTCCAAAAAATTCAACCCAGATGATATGCAAGCATCAATCAGTGGGAAGAACTGCATAGTTACTGGAGCAAATTCTGGCATTGGCTATGCAACTGCTGAGGGTCTTGCTTCCAG AGGAGCAAATGTCTTTATGGTATGCCGTAATAAAGAGAGGGGCGAGGCTGCTTGTTCCCAAATTCAGTCAGTGACTGgtaatcaaaatatttatttggag GTCAACAATGCTGGCTTACTTGAGAATAAACGTGTTACCACTTCTGAAGG ATATGAGTTGAATTTTGCTGTAAATGTACTAGGCCCTTTCACCATGACAGAAATAATGTTACCATTGCTGGAGAAAGCTGCTCCTGATGCTCGAGTTATCACAGTTTCATCAGGAGGAATGTACACAGCCCCGTTGATGGAAGATTTACAG TTTAGCAGTGGCAAATTTGATGGAGTGGAACAGTATGCTCGAAACAAGCGAGTGCAG gTCGCACTGACTGAAAAATGGGCCGAACTGTACAAGGACAAAGGGATTGGATTCTACTCAATGCACCCGGGATGGGCTGAGACACCAGGGGTAGCTAGGAGCCTGCCTGGCTTTTCAAAATC GTTTTCAGGAAAACTTAGAACAAGTGAGCAAGGTGCAGATACTCTGATCTGGTTGGCTTTGCAGGCAAAAGACAAACTGGTGTCTGGtgcattttattttgatagagCTGAAGCTCCTAAACACCTGCCGTTTGCAGCCACCGGAGGCTCTCATGTTGCTATCGATCCCATTATTAAAAATCTTCATTATTTGTCCTCTCTTCCTTCATAA
- the LOC127807921 gene encoding uncharacterized protein LOC127807921 isoform X1, protein MPTRTLFIRIKILGSIEIEISGRAVAMFLLKAWRSTAFGAYGYLNFTRAGYLEHSKKFNPDDMQASISGKNCIVTGANSGIGYATAEGLASRGANVFMVCRNKERGEAACSQIQSVTGNQNIYLEVCDLSSVNEIKSFTSRFSSKDIPIHVLVNNAGLLENKRVTTSEGYELNFAVNVLGPFTMTEIMLPLLEKAAPDARVITVSSGGMYTAPLMEDLQFSSGKFDGVEQYARNKRVQVALTEKWAELYKDKGIGFYSMHPGWAETPGVARSLPGFSKSFSGKLRTSEQGADTLIWLALQAKDKLVSGAFYFDRAEAPKHLPFAATGGSHVAIDPIIKNLHYLSSLPS, encoded by the exons ATGCCAACCAGAACGCTCTTCATTCGGATCAAAATCTTGGGCAGTATTGAAATCGAGATCTCAGGCAGGGCAGTCGCGATGTTTCTTCTCAAG GCATGGAGATCAACTGCTTTTGGTGCTTATGGGTACCTTAATTTCACTAGGGCTGGTTATCT GGAACACTCCAAAAAATTCAACCCAGATGATATGCAAGCATCAATCAGTGGGAAGAACTGCATAGTTACTGGAGCAAATTCTGGCATTGGCTATGCAACTGCTGAGGGTCTTGCTTCCAG AGGAGCAAATGTCTTTATGGTATGCCGTAATAAAGAGAGGGGCGAGGCTGCTTGTTCCCAAATTCAGTCAGTGACTGgtaatcaaaatatttatttggag GTATGTGATCTTTCATCTGTCAATGAGATCAAGTCATTTACTTCCAGATTTTCTTCAAAGGATATTCCAATTCATGTCTTG GTCAACAATGCTGGCTTACTTGAGAATAAACGTGTTACCACTTCTGAAGG ATATGAGTTGAATTTTGCTGTAAATGTACTAGGCCCTTTCACCATGACAGAAATAATGTTACCATTGCTGGAGAAAGCTGCTCCTGATGCTCGAGTTATCACAGTTTCATCAGGAGGAATGTACACAGCCCCGTTGATGGAAGATTTACAG TTTAGCAGTGGCAAATTTGATGGAGTGGAACAGTATGCTCGAAACAAGCGAGTGCAG gTCGCACTGACTGAAAAATGGGCCGAACTGTACAAGGACAAAGGGATTGGATTCTACTCAATGCACCCGGGATGGGCTGAGACACCAGGGGTAGCTAGGAGCCTGCCTGGCTTTTCAAAATC GTTTTCAGGAAAACTTAGAACAAGTGAGCAAGGTGCAGATACTCTGATCTGGTTGGCTTTGCAGGCAAAAGACAAACTGGTGTCTGGtgcattttattttgatagagCTGAAGCTCCTAAACACCTGCCGTTTGCAGCCACCGGAGGCTCTCATGTTGCTATCGATCCCATTATTAAAAATCTTCATTATTTGTCCTCTCTTCCTTCATAA